A window of the Penaeus vannamei isolate JL-2024 chromosome 19, ASM4276789v1, whole genome shotgun sequence genome harbors these coding sequences:
- the LOC113816573 gene encoding stromelysin-3: MLCEGGLRPQLHDAPSEMTRRDDSYLTKTLLLVLAALVSSSSTGNDVTPHTSLSFCEHRNLSCSVSNPSVGEDLSTTYEAHLTTTETSTLAPERSSPQSAPRNATSGVPGVRFCGVPDDPDIFNRTRGQRVKRYNAQGRKWNKKTLTWTLRRSSSRADLPEGVIRQQLTAAMHVWERESTLIFQEVHKDTKDVDIIVSFETGDHGDGYKFDGQGGTLAHAFYPGGGIGGDMHFDDTEKFVTHLEAKKYVSNSLLVTAAHELGHSLGLLHSDVSTALMAPFYQEFPPDFRLPDDDRYGIQALYGRPRSSYPSTTEQPFEPSTRPPYIPPTRPSTRPPYKPPTRPFTQPPYEPPTRPPTRPPTQPPYEPPTRPPTRPPYKPPTRPPPKPTLPPPTRPPVRPPTTPPTPPPATPEPPSQPCPIEPPEPGVPDTCSTEYDTATVYRGDLYFFKDKYYWRVDRRGMPSMREFPYKIKSRFYGLPRGVDRIDGVYEDRQDHLVFFSGPNYFVLDHFFRLRRKGVISDLRVNATHIDAVMVWGHNGRTYLFSGNNYWRLDRQGMAEMDYPRDVNVWRGLPHNMSAAFTFHSVTYFLAGRVYWQFNNTAMRAVRSPYLTASHWLSCPFHDLSQATRCSSRSPASLAPTPAVTATLALLAAALCVGPE, translated from the coding sequence ATGCTGTGTGAGGGAGGTTTAAGGCCACAGTTGCACGATGCCCCGTCCGAGATGACGAGGCGAGACGATTCGTATCTGACAAAGACTCTGCTGCTCGTCCTGGCCGCCCTTGTGTCGTCTTCCTCTACAGGAAACGACGTTACTCCCCACACCTCGCTCTCCTTCTGCGAACACAGGAATCTCTCCTGCAGTGTTTCCAATCCTTCAGTGGGAGAAGATTTGAGTACGACCTATGAGGCGCACCTGACGACGACAGAAACGAGCACGCTGGCACCTGAGCGTTCCTCGCCTCAAAGCGCGCCTCGAAACGCCACCTCGGGAGTTCCTGGAGTCCGGTTCTGTGGCGTCCCCGATGATCCCGATATTTTCAATAGGACGCGGGGTCAGCGAGTTAAACGGTACAACGCGCAGGGGAGAAAATGGAACAAAAAGACCCTCACTTGGACGCTCCGGAGGTCCAGCAGCCGGGCTGATCTTCCTGAAGGGGTCATCAGACAGCAGCTGACGGCGGCCATGCACGTCTGGGAGCGCGAGTCGACCCTCATCTTTCAGGAGGTCCACAAAGACACCAAAGACGTGGATATCATCGTCAGCTTCGAAACAGGAGACCACGGCGACGGCTACAAGTTCGACGGTCAGGGCGGCACCCTCGCGCACGCCTTTTATCCTGGGGGAGGCATAGGGGGCGACATGCACTTCGACGACACTGAAAAATTCGTGACGCATCTCGAGGCCAAAAAGTACGTGTCCAACAGCCTGCTCGTGACGGCGGCGCATGAGCTCGGCCACTCGCTGGGGCTGCTCCACTCCGACGTCTCCACTGCCCTCATGGCGCCCTTTTATCAGGAGTTCCCTCCGGATTTCCGCCTCCCGGACGACGACAGGTACGGCATCCAAGCCCTCTACGGGAGACCCAGATCCTCTTACCCGTCTACTACTGAGCAGCCCTTCGAGCCATCTACCAGGCCGCCGTACATACCACCGACGCGGCCTTCTACGCGACCGCCGTATAAGCCTCCCACACGCCCTTTTACGCAACCACCGTATGAACCACCCACACGCCCTCCCACACGCCCTCCTACGCAACCACCGTATGAACCACCCACACGCCCTCCCACACGGCCGCCGTACAAGCCTCCCACACGCCCTCCCCCAAAGCCTACCCTCCCGCCTCCAACAAGGCCTCCCGTGCGACCGCCTACGACCCCGCCAACGCCCCCACCGGCCACCCCGGAGCCCCCATCTCAGCCCTGTCCGATCGAGCCCCCCGAGCCCGGAGTGCCTGACACGTGCTCCACGGAATACGACACCGCAACCGTGTACCGCGGCGACCTCTATTTCTTCAAAGACAAGTACTACTGGCGCGTGGACCGAAGGGGAATGCCGTCCATGAGAGAGTTTCCTTATAAGATCAAGTCTCGCTTCTACGGACTGCCTCGTGGCGTCGACCGCATCGACGGCGTTTACGAGGACCGCCAAGACCACCTGGTTTTCTTCAGCGGTCCCAATTACTTCGTGCTTGACCATTTCTTCCGCCTGAGGAGGAAGGGCGTTATATCGGACCTCCGGGTGAACGCCACGCACATCGACGCAGTGATGGTCTGGGGGCACAACGGCCGCACTTACCTCTTCAGCGGCAACAATTACTGGCGACTCGACCGCCAGGGAATGGCCGAGATGGACTACCCGCGCGACGTGAACGTGTGGCGAGGCCTCCCTCACAACATGTCCGCGGCCTTCACTTTTCACTCAGTCACCTACTTCCTTGCAGGCCGCGTCTACTGGCAGTTCAACAACACAGCCATGAGGGCCGTTAGATCCCCTTACCTGACGGCCTCACACTGGCTCAGCTGCCCCTTCCACGACCTGTCGCAGGCCACCCGCTGCTCCAGCCGCTCGCCGGCCTCCCTCGCGCCGACTCCAGCTGTCACCGCCACCCTCGCTCTCCTGGCCGCTGCTCTCTGCGTCGGCCCCGAGTAG